A part of Melittangium boletus DSM 14713 genomic DNA contains:
- a CDS encoding glycosyltransferase: protein MTEYLKALPDRFTVVVLSVKTPDHTHIEKYESARLLRVPVGSGDLASRIQSFERAVRRQLESEEYALAHFTDPFGGYALCELKGDYGYRLVYEAQSFPSQELRYTHPQLEGDRKFLSKVRRQELFCLMNADRVITGSATTGAYIRSLGVPDESVHVVRAPVDLTPYTPEALGVPDGSPMRLMYLGSQVAWQGLAGLLRGLALAVKEVDVRLTLVGARHPDWQPHLEDLVAELGLKQHVEFQPAVSHDDVAKVLTLADVGVLPLDDVDRNRVQGGALAKVSEYLAAGRPVLASDLPVTRELVPASAGVFYPPGDAKALAERILELARDVPRRIALGQQARAAAQKTLDAGRIRGQLLDLYDGLLGKQPVRREKSESGEIQATTIGTPTNRVLALMGNVGAAARPAEGPVEPPAPAMPDTDPGQGMPGNDEPPVVVGMALLEEGFDTRLVKTEPDSYRPEGPPVVMGLPLREPSAPPPPAAPPPAAPPPPVAPPPIPARASMSTRAISTPEPEPVRPPALPSRPSISMEVPRPSRPSIAIPPLPPRGRASSTPRPADPPAPAPAARVPVEEDEPEEISSSHAQALQDDDASLTPRNALPLEEPEEISNEELQETESAQEPPREPPASRLNPWFAQLAHGYCPPEGTRFARHTPPTTFPGRDEQPAAAADAKIQGGARGKPA from the coding sequence GTGACCGAGTACCTGAAGGCATTGCCCGACCGGTTCACGGTGGTGGTGCTCTCGGTGAAGACGCCGGACCATACCCACATCGAGAAGTACGAGAGCGCGCGCCTGCTGCGCGTCCCCGTGGGCTCCGGCGACCTCGCCTCGCGCATCCAATCCTTCGAGCGCGCGGTGCGGCGCCAGTTGGAGAGCGAGGAGTACGCGCTCGCGCACTTCACCGATCCCTTCGGCGGCTACGCCCTGTGCGAACTCAAGGGGGACTACGGCTACCGGCTCGTGTACGAGGCCCAGAGCTTCCCCTCGCAAGAGCTGCGCTACACGCACCCGCAGCTCGAGGGGGACCGCAAGTTCCTCTCGAAGGTCCGGCGCCAGGAGCTCTTCTGCCTGATGAACGCGGACCGGGTCATCACCGGCTCGGCCACCACGGGCGCCTACATCCGCTCGCTCGGCGTGCCGGACGAGTCGGTCCACGTGGTGCGCGCGCCCGTGGACCTCACGCCCTATACCCCCGAGGCGCTCGGCGTGCCCGATGGCAGTCCCATGCGGCTGATGTACCTGGGCAGCCAGGTTGCCTGGCAGGGCCTCGCGGGGCTCCTGCGGGGGCTCGCGCTGGCGGTGAAGGAAGTGGACGTGCGGCTGACGCTCGTGGGCGCGCGCCACCCCGACTGGCAACCCCACCTGGAAGACCTCGTGGCCGAGCTGGGCCTCAAGCAGCACGTGGAGTTCCAGCCCGCCGTGAGCCACGATGACGTGGCCAAGGTGCTCACGCTCGCGGACGTGGGCGTGCTGCCCCTGGACGACGTGGACCGCAACCGCGTCCAGGGCGGCGCGCTCGCCAAGGTGTCCGAGTACCTCGCCGCGGGCCGGCCCGTGCTCGCCTCGGACCTGCCGGTGACGCGCGAACTCGTCCCCGCCTCGGCCGGTGTCTTCTACCCCCCCGGAGACGCCAAGGCGCTCGCCGAGCGCATCCTCGAGCTGGCGCGCGATGTGCCCCGGCGGATCGCGCTCGGCCAGCAGGCCCGCGCCGCCGCGCAGAAGACACTCGACGCGGGACGCATCCGGGGCCAGCTGCTGGACCTCTATGATGGTCTGCTCGGCAAGCAACCCGTGCGGCGCGAGAAGTCCGAGAGCGGGGAGATCCAGGCGACGACGATCGGCACGCCCACCAACCGGGTCCTCGCGCTCATGGGCAACGTGGGCGCGGCGGCGCGGCCCGCCGAGGGCCCCGTGGAACCTCCCGCCCCCGCGATGCCGGACACGGACCCGGGACAGGGCATGCCCGGGAACGATGAGCCGCCCGTCGTGGTGGGCATGGCGCTGCTCGAGGAGGGCTTCGACACCCGCCTCGTGAAGACCGAGCCGGACAGCTATCGGCCCGAGGGTCCACCCGTGGTGATGGGCCTGCCCCTGCGCGAGCCGTCCGCCCCACCCCCTCCCGCGGCCCCGCCTCCCGCCGCCCCTCCGCCCCCCGTGGCCCCTCCGCCCATTCCCGCGCGGGCCAGCATGAGCACGCGCGCCATCTCCACGCCTGAACCCGAGCCAGTCCGGCCCCCCGCCCTGCCCTCGCGCCCGTCGATCTCCATGGAAGTGCCGCGCCCCTCGCGCCCGTCGATCGCGATCCCGCCGCTCCCCCCTCGGGGCCGCGCCTCCAGCACACCTCGACCCGCCGATCCGCCCGCCCCCGCGCCCGCGGCTCGCGTGCCCGTCGAGGAGGATGAACCCGAGGAGATCTCTTCCTCACACGCCCAGGCGCTCCAGGACGACGACGCCTCGCTGACCCCCCGCAACGCCCTCCCCCTGGAGGAGCCCGAGGAGATCAGCAACGAGGAGCTCCAGGAGACCGAATCCGCCCAGGAGCCGCCGCGCGAGCCTCCCGCCTCCCGGCTCAATCCCTGGTTCGCCCAGCTCGCCCACGGCTACTGCCCCCCCGAGGGCACCCGCTTCGCCCGGCACACGCCTCCCACCACCTTCCCCGGCCGCGATGAACAGCCCGCTGCCGCTGCCGATGCAAAGATCCAGGGAGGCGCACGCGGTAAACCCGCGTAA